From Megalobrama amblycephala isolate DHTTF-2021 linkage group LG8, ASM1881202v1, whole genome shotgun sequence, the proteins below share one genomic window:
- the tnni1b gene encoding troponin I type 1b (skeletal, slow) isoform X2, translating to MPEQEKKSKISASRKLMLKSLMVAKAKDDLEQELVEKEAEKERYLAEKAPQIQTTGMSFAELQELCRELHAKIDVVDEERYDIEAKVLHNTREIKDLNIKVLDLRGKFKRPPLRRVRVSADAILRSLLGSKHKVSMDLRANLKSVKKEDTEKEKTVEVSDWRKNVEAMSGMEGRKKMFDAAQ from the exons ATGCCCGA ACAAGAG AAAAAGTCCAAGATCTCTGCATCTCGCAAGCTGATGCTAAAG AGTCTTATGGTAGCTAAAGCAAAGGATGACTTAGAGCAAGAGCTGGTCGAGAAAGAGGCAGAGAAGGAGAGATATCTGGCTGAGAAAGCTCCTCAGATACAGACTACTGGGATGTCTTTCGCTGAGCTTCAG GAGCTGTGTCGGGAACTACACGCTAAAATTGATGTGGTGGACGAGGAGCGCTATGACATCGAGGCTAAAGTGCTTCACAACACAAGAGAA ATCAAAGATCTGAACATCAAAGTCCTGGACCTGAGGGGCAAATTTAAGCGACCCCCCCTGAGAAGAGTCCGAGTCTCAGCTGACGCCATCCTGCGCTCTCTGCTGGGCTCCAAACACAAGGTGTCCATGGATCTGAGAGCAAACCTCAAATCCGTCAAGAAGGAGGACACAGAGAAG GAAAAGACAGTGGAGGTCAGTGACTGGAGGAAAAATGTGGAGGCCATGTCTGgaatggaaggaaggaagaaaatGTTTGATGCAGCGCAGTAA
- the tnni1b gene encoding troponin I type 1b (skeletal, slow) isoform X1, which translates to MPEQEVRKKSKISASRKLMLKSLMVAKAKDDLEQELVEKEAEKERYLAEKAPQIQTTGMSFAELQELCRELHAKIDVVDEERYDIEAKVLHNTREIKDLNIKVLDLRGKFKRPPLRRVRVSADAILRSLLGSKHKVSMDLRANLKSVKKEDTEKEKTVEVSDWRKNVEAMSGMEGRKKMFDAAQ; encoded by the exons ATGCCCGA ACAAGAGGTAAGA AAAAAGTCCAAGATCTCTGCATCTCGCAAGCTGATGCTAAAG AGTCTTATGGTAGCTAAAGCAAAGGATGACTTAGAGCAAGAGCTGGTCGAGAAAGAGGCAGAGAAGGAGAGATATCTGGCTGAGAAAGCTCCTCAGATACAGACTACTGGGATGTCTTTCGCTGAGCTTCAG GAGCTGTGTCGGGAACTACACGCTAAAATTGATGTGGTGGACGAGGAGCGCTATGACATCGAGGCTAAAGTGCTTCACAACACAAGAGAA ATCAAAGATCTGAACATCAAAGTCCTGGACCTGAGGGGCAAATTTAAGCGACCCCCCCTGAGAAGAGTCCGAGTCTCAGCTGACGCCATCCTGCGCTCTCTGCTGGGCTCCAAACACAAGGTGTCCATGGATCTGAGAGCAAACCTCAAATCCGTCAAGAAGGAGGACACAGAGAAG GAAAAGACAGTGGAGGTCAGTGACTGGAGGAAAAATGTGGAGGCCATGTCTGgaatggaaggaaggaagaaaatGTTTGATGCAGCGCAGTAA